The Xyrauchen texanus isolate HMW12.3.18 chromosome 19, RBS_HiC_50CHRs, whole genome shotgun sequence genome segment atctcacttgatgacGAAAAgtcatttgatatggtagaacgggattatctttttaagattttggaaatatacatgttcgggaatacttttattggatggattaagttacttcatAGACAACTGGTAGCGGTGgcacaaacaaattgattaatttcagaatattttactctggataggggcacccggcagggttgacctctttccccattattgttctgtcttgccctggaaccattagcaactgcgataagaaaggaagatgattttcaaggggtggtgggaggtatggcgcataagcttttgtttTACGCAGATATGCTTTGCccccacagaattattaattccttttataAATTCTCTGTATGCAGAggtaattggtctaaatccaaatcTTTGGCTCTGAAAGCATACTGCccggtaatggcttttcagctgggCACCTTTCAGTGGCCAAAACACAGCATTAagcatttgggtattttattcgtGTGAGTTAATTCtgactttaataaaaaggttttaaagCGATGTGTGCAGGTGGTCTTCATTACGTTTATCTATGATTGGGGAGTTTAATGTTAttgaaatgaattgtattccaaaattcaacttccTGCTAAAGTCTCTCTCTATAGATGTCCCccactcttatttcaagcaatttgatagcctTCATTTAGAATGGTAAACATCCTAGATTAAATTTCAGTAAGATGCattggccgattgacaaaggtgagctaggcctacctaagattttgttttattattatgtattcggtctcagacatttggataATTGGTCATTGGCTTACACCTGAGAGAGCCACTCCCTGGTTTTGTACtgaacaggaagttattgcccctatttcgccattgcaaagcctttctatcaaactaaccagagaagttaagttacaccccactATTTTGTCTCCAGTTATGTCATTTTTGATTGAAGGGATGAGTTTAAATGGGACGTTCTGCTGAATTGAGCagcgcacctgtctgttattctCAGAGTCTCTGTCCTGCACATAAATGATGCCAACCTCTGTACCGGGTGACGCATTATCGGGTATGGGCAGTTCAAAGATTTCAGTGTTATTATAGGGCCGTTATCATTGACATCAAGAATATCTATTAACACTGTGGAATAAATGGCCAACCCATGACCATCTTAAGATTGAATCAGCAGTTCAATTGAATTCTCTTCTTCATAATCAATAAGCCCTATTAGTTTAATCTGACCAGACATTGCAATGAGTACAAATAACTGCAGGACCTTTTGGGACAAATGACTTAATGCATAAGTAACTTCTCCATTGTTTTCCCTCATCAGCATCTGTTTTACATATGTAGGcaaaagttttcctgctttgccccaactcaaagtatgtctGTCCTGCCCTAAACAGCCAAAATTCcaacttccatgacaaaatactattacatctgtatttcaatcagctGGAGCACCGAATGGCCATCAGAGGACATTCGGTGCTCCAGCTCTGCATcagtacttttaatattccctttcaactccatgagttctcgtgctttggatttttggatGAATGCATGCTGTATCATCCGACAACCAAGAGCTGCCTTAAGGACCTCCCAAGCCATGttcacagaggatactgaggaccagttggtctccatataaacatttatttcagccttTTACATACGAGTGCAACTATATGATTGTCTTTCTCCATATTTGGCAACACCTCAAAACTCACCagagcatgatctgagactaagttggttccaattgaacaatcaacaacagatgaaataagggatagatataaaaaaaagaaatgcattaaCTTAAAAATTTGATGTAACTGATTAACTCAAATTCTTTTAATTCTGCTCATTCTTATTTGTGTTTACAGTGCATGTTAGTCAGACGGTCCATTCATATCTGATTGAATGCTTATTGGCCAGAACaagattaaatacaaaatattacagtACTTGTCTAGTGTGAGATACAGGACAAATTATTTTGTTGATGGAATGTGCTGCACTATGATTACATTTCCAATCAATGCCAGTATGGCATACAGGTGAGAACCGGCCTCATTCAAACACTGCTGTTTACAACAAGGCACTTCAATGAACATGGCTATTTTACTTTACTTTAAACAATCATGCCAGTTGTCAACAAAGCAGAACATTTTGTATATACATATGCATTTAGGTCCAAaccataaaatattacaaaaataaagatttcttGAGTCCTACCTGGAACGAATCACCAATTTCCGTATCAAGCCCTTCAAGATCATCCACAGAGGACGGAGTCTTTTTCagagtcaggtcagaggtcagCGTGCCCTCATAAGATCTGATGAACTTGAAGTCACTAGTGCGCGAGCCCGTGGTCAAATATGCGTCATAATTGTAAGTGCTGCGGAGAGTTCCCGCGCCCTCCACGTCTGCGTAATTTGGAGGGAGATACGCGCTGGGAATGGCTACAGCTCCATCAAACAACAGTCTGGGCTTTCTCCTGAGACAAAACCTCACGgccaggatgatgatgatgaaggtgagGAAGAAAGTGGAAACGGACACCAGCGCGATGATCAAATAAAACGTCAGTTTGGAGCTGCTCTCGTCATGAGACATGTCTTTCAGTTCAGGAACTTCAGCCAAGTTATCTGATATCAGTAAATACAATGCGCACGTGGCTGAGAGAGAGGACTGTCCGTTATCTCTCACGGAGACAATCAGGTTCTGTTTCATGCTGTCAGATTCAGAAATGTCCCGCTGCGTCCTGATCTCTCCGCTGTGGACACCGATAGTGAAAAGTCCCGGATCAGTCGCTTTAATAATGTGATACGAGAGCCACGCGTTCTGTCCAGAATCCGCGTCCACGGCGATCACCTTGGAGACCAGGGAGCCCGCCTGCGCAGCTTTGGGGACCATCTCGGTCATCAAGGAGTTCCCTTCCGGAGAGGGGTATAATATCTGAGGGGAGTTGTCATTCTCATCCGTTATGAAGACACTCACGGTCACGTTACTGCTCAGAGGAGGAGACCCGTTGTCTCTGGCTAACACGAGCACTTTGAAACTTCTCAACTGCTCGTAATCAAACGACCTCACGGCATGAAGAACCCCGGTGTCTCCGTTAATGGATAAAAAGGAGGACACCGGTGCGCCATTGACATCAGAGGGCAACAGAGAATAAACTACAGTGCCATTCTGTCTCCAGTCCGGGTCTGTAGCTGATACTGAACAAATAGAGGAGCCCGGTTTGTTATTTTCTTGCACATTAGCTCTGTAATTCTGCTCCTCAAATACAGGTGGGTTATCATTCACGTCCGCTACAGTGAAGTGAATATTCTTAGTGGAAGATAAAGGTGGAGAGCCCTCATCAGTAGCAGTAATTGTGATGTTATAATCAGACACCAGCTCGCGGTCTAATTCACCTGTGGTCACCAGAGAATAGTAATTTTTGATTGAAGGGACGAGTTTAAATGGGACGTTTTGCTGAATGGAGCAGCGCACCTGTCCGTTATTCTCAGAGTCTCTGTCCTGCA includes the following:
- the LOC127659519 gene encoding protocadherin beta-15-like translates to MDVQRFWFAGQMFCPLFFVLMAHSAYGDMSYSFPEEMKRGSVIGNIAMDLGLDVNRLSSRKARIDTEGNRKRYCDINLNTGELIVAERIDREEICNEGLSCSLNFELVLEHPLEMHRVTLQIQDINDNTPTFPKDEIKLEISESADKGARFRVNEAHDADIGKNGVQRYSIEKNDHFILSVNTKADGGKNIELMLEKELDREQQKEVNLIVTAVDGGTPPRSGTVAIHVTVLDANDNAPVFSQAVYKVSLPENSPVDTVVVTVSATDADEGQNGKVTYEFSRISKIAKELFDLDQNSGEINVKGPIDFEQALRYEMIVEGKDESGLSTDTKVIIEITDVNDNDPIIVIKSLNSPVPENASPGTEVGIINVQDRDSENNGQVRCSIQQNVPFKLVPSIKNYYSLVTTGELDRELVSDYNITITATDEGSPPLSSTKNIHFTVADVNDNPPVFEEQNYRANVQENNKPGSSICSVSATDPDWRQNGTVVYSLLPSDVNGAPVSSFLSINGDTGVLHAVRSFDYEQLRSFKVLVLARDNGSPPLSSNVTVSVFITDENDNSPQILYPSPEGNSLMTEMVPKAAQAGSLVSKVIAVDADSGQNAWLSYHIIKATDPGLFTIGVHSGEIRTQRDISESDSMKQNLIVSVRDNGQSSLSATCALYLLISDNLAEVPELKDMSHDESSSKLTFYLIIALVSVSTFFLTFIIIILAVRFCLRRKPRLLFDGAVAIPSAYLPPNYADVEGAGTLRSTYNYDAYLTTGSRTSDFKFIRSYEGTLTSDLTLKKTPSSVDDLEGLDTEIGDSFQVGLKKSLFL